A segment of the Asinibacterium sp. OR53 genome:
TTGAAGTGCTGCCCTTCGATGCAGTAACGGTAGCGCCTTACATGGGTGAAGACAGTGTGCGCCCCTTCCTGGAATACGAAAACAAATGGACCATTGTACTGGGCCTCACTTCCAATGCAGGCAGTCTTGATTTCCAAAAACTGTTGCTGGCTTCCGGCGATAAAATGTTGTACGAACAGGTACTGGAAAAAACAGTTTCCTGGGGCACACCCAATAACCTGATGTTTGTAGTAGGCGCTACCCGCGCCAGCGACCTGCAACATATTCGCACCATCATACCCGATCATTTCCTGTTGGTACCCGGTGTTGGTTTTCAGGGCGGTAGTCTCGAAGAAGTATCGCAGTATGGATTGAACAAAGACTGTGGTTTGCTGGTCAATGCCAGCCGCGCCATCATCTTCGCCAGCAGCAAAGAAAATTTTGCCGAAGAAGCTGCTACCATTGCGGCCACTTATGCTGCTGAAATGAAGCAGTACCTCGAAGCCTGAGCCTCATTTATTTTGCCTATCTTGACGGCTCAGTTTTAACGTTAAATCAGGTATTCTATGCAACGGATAAAGATGCTGCTCGTTCTTCTGCTGGTTGTTGTACAACTAGCTGCACAAAACAAAACAGTAAAAGACAAAGTACTGCCGGTTTCGCCGGAAGTTAAAATAGGCAAGCTTTCCAATGGCCTCACTTATTATATCCGTAAAA
Coding sequences within it:
- the pyrF gene encoding orotidine-5'-phosphate decarboxylase gives rise to the protein MTRTELVAQIQQKKSYLTVGLDTDITKIPPHLQSHPDAVFAFNKAIIDATLEYCVSYKINTAFYESQGLKGWEALEKTVNYIPSTHFKIADAKRGDIGNTSSQYAKTFFEVLPFDAVTVAPYMGEDSVRPFLEYENKWTIVLGLTSNAGSLDFQKLLLASGDKMLYEQVLEKTVSWGTPNNLMFVVGATRASDLQHIRTIIPDHFLLVPGVGFQGGSLEEVSQYGLNKDCGLLVNASRAIIFASSKENFAEEAATIAATYAAEMKQYLEA